One Trichormus variabilis 0441 genomic window, ATCTATAAAAATTGAGATTTTTTAAAACAAAATAAACATACTCATTCAGGATAAATCTAACTACTAAGTAGTAAATACTTGCCCCTTGCATCTTTATGTGTAAATTTTTACCAATCATTTTGTCTTCAATTGGTAAAAATAGCGACATTTTTCTAGTACAAAATTTTTTGGTTAAACAGTGTAAATATATCTGGCAACTCATTGAATAATACATATTCATGTATTGTCAGGTGCAATAGAACAAATTATGGTGTTATAACAAAGTTTAAGCCTTGATATCAGAAAGAAGCACCCCAGTAGACCGAATATGCCTAAAGATATTTTAGTATCCTTTGACATAAGTATCAGCTACTTGCTTGATGATATTTGCTATTGTAGACAGTACTAACCCTTAAGCTCAAAGTAGCTGATATATCGTACATTCCCTGGGGTTAACATTGAGAAAATTTTTTACAAATGATGTTAGTCAAACTTCAGTCCGTCAACTCCTGTTACTGCTCAATTGGCAAAAAATTTACTAAAAAGTCCCTCAGATTATTCCTCATTGTGCCTTTTGTCCTGCAAACGTATTTGGCGGTGGAAACAGTGAGGCATCTAGCGTTGCACAATGGGCAGGGAATATTAGATTATTACCACACAAGGAGAATATCGCATCTTGGTAGTAGATGATGTGGCTGACAGTCGGTTGTTGGTGAAACTCCTGTCATCTATTGCTTTTGTGTTGTATGAAGCCATACGCTTCATTCGCTCTTCTGAAACAGTTACTCCAGAAAAATCAACTTTATCATTTTCTGAAGGATTTACTAAATAACTATCAGGTTGAAAAAACTATGGCACTAACTAAAACAAATATAGAATGAATTATAAACAGTTAGACCCATATAAAAAGGATATTTTGATTATTGATGACATGGCAGACAATCTGCGCGTCTTGTCATCAATTCTTGCTAGGGAAGGATATAACGTTCGTAAAGCCTTAAACTGGCAAATGGCTTGTACAGCTTGTCAAACATTATTACCTGATTTGATTTTGCTTGATATTATGATGCCAGAGGTAGATGGTTATGAAGTTTGTCAAAGATTTAAAGCTTGGGAACTGACATCTGATATTCCAGTAATTTTTATTAGTGCTTTAGATGATGTTTTTGACAAAGTTAAGGCTTTCAAAGTTGGTGGGGTAGATTATATTACTAAACCTTTTGAATTAGAAGAAGTCTTAGTACGTGTAAAAAATCAAATAGAATTGCGAACGGCAAGAATAGAAATCTTAACGCTGAATGCTGAATTAGAACAAAGAGTGAAGCAGCGTACTTGGGAGTTAGAAAAGGCTTTGCAAAAACTCCAAATAGAAGTTAGTGCGCGTCAAAAGTTACAAGGCAAATTGCTGGATATGGCGCTCCATGACGCTCTTACTGGTTTACCAAACAGAATTTTGTTTATCAGGAGATTAGGAAAAGCTTTAAATCGCGCTAAAGAAGAATCTAATTATCAATTTGCAGTACTATTTTTAGACTGCGATCGCTTCAAAGTTGTCAATGATTCTTTAGGGCATTTAGTAGGGGATGAATTACTTATTTCTATCGCTAATAGACTCCAATCTTGTCTCACAACAGACTCTACTCTAGCAAGACTAGGTGGTGATGAATTTGGCATTTTGTTAGAGGATATAAAAGATATCCGCATGGCAATTCAAATAGCCGATTACATTCTGCAACAACTATCTATGTCTTTTAAACTGTCTAGATACGAAGTTTTTATGAATGTCAGCATTGGCATTAATTGGGGTCATCAAGGATATGATCAACCAGAATATTTGCTACGAGATGCTGATACAGCCATGTATCGTGCTAAAGATTCAGGAAGGGCTAGATATCATGTTTTTGACCCAGCAATGCACGAGGAAGTGATCAAAGCCTTAGAAAAGGAAAATGACTTACGTAGGTCAGTGGAAAAACAAGAGTTTGTTATTTATTACCAGCCAATTATTTCTCTGACTACAGGCAAAATCTCTGGATTTGAAGCACTTGTTCGTTGGCAGCATCCAACTCACGGTTTGATTGCTCCGACAGAATTTATTCCAGTAGCCGAAGAAACTGGTCTAATTAATATTATCAATATGTGGGTGTTGCAGTCAGCTTGTCAGCAACTACGCATCTGGCAATCTCATCCAATGACCCCTAAAAATCTCAGTATTAGTGTTAATTTAAGCGCGAAATTATTTTTGCAGACTAATTTCATAACACAAGTAGATCAAATTATCAAAGATACTCAAATAGATCCATCTAATTTAGAGCTAGAAATCACAGAAACCGTGATTATGGAAAATAATAATGAAATTAAAGTAATTCTCCAACAATTAAAGGAGCGTAAAATTAAACTGATAATGGATGACTTCGGCACAGGTTATTCGTCCCTGAGCTATTTACATATATTTCCTTTTAATGCCCTAAAAATCGATAAATCATTTGTTAATCGGATGTTGGATAATCAGGAAAATATGGGATTAGTACCTGCGATGATTAGCATTGCTGCATCTATGGGTATGTCGGCGATCGCAGAAGGAGTTGAAACCCAAGAACAATTGGAACAACTGAAGAGTTTAAAATGTGATTTTGCACAAGGATATCTATTTTCTCGACCCATAGCTCAGAACATGGTAATGGATTTTATCGCCTCAGCAACCAAATGGTAATTTGGTTTGCTACTTCTGATTTATATTTTCTCAATTCATATCTATATAACTTTATTTTTTAGCAATTTGATGCTATCAATCTCATCAAAATATTTGTTTAGTTTAGGAAATTTTCATCAAACGGAATTCAAAAGTCAGGAGCCAGATTCAGCATGAATTCTGTGCGAGTGGTGGATGAATATTGGTTTAAAACCGAGTGGAATTGTGAGCGAAAAAAGCTAAAACTTTTTCCTTATTCAAACTCCACCCATAAAGGGATGGAGTATTCTGAATTCTGTAGCTTGCTTCCCTGAAAGGGTATTCTGTCTTCTGACTCTTTTTTATACAAGTCCTTCCAAACAGCATTTAATATATTTATGAGGGTATAAATAATAAATTTTAATTCGTAATGAATTTAAATAATAACAATAAATATAAAGGCAATATTTTGGTAGTAGATGATACACCAGATAATCTGCGGCTGTTATCAGCGATGTTAACTGCACAAGGTTTTGAAGTCCGCAAAGCTTTGAATGGTAAAATGGCGCTAACTGCGTGTCAGATGCTTTTACCTGATGTCATTTTGCTGGATGTTAATATGCCGGAGATGGATGGTTATCAAGTTTGTCAGCAACTGAAAGACGATGAACACACATCTGACATACCAGTGATATTTATTAGCGCGCTGGATGATGTTCTAGATAAAGTAAAAGCTTTTGACGTTGGTGGTGTAGACTATATTACTAAACCCTTTCATGGTGCAGAAGTAATCTTAAGAATTGAAAATCAAATAAATTTACGGTTGTTGCAACTTCAATTACAAGAAAGAAATCTCTTATTGCAAGATGCCCTGAATAATTTAAAAGCCTCACAGGTTCAACAAATTCAAAATGAGAAAATGGTGGCACTGGGGCAATTAGTAGCAGGTATTGCCCATGAAGTTAATAACCCCATTAGTTTTATCTATGGCAACCTGCAATATGCCAATGAGTATATCCAAGATTTAGTGAAGATCATTGAAGTTTATCAACAGGAGTATCCAAATCCCACACCCAAAATTCAACAACTCATTCAAAAGACAGACTTGAATTTTGTCATGCAAGACCTGCAAAACTTAATGGGTGCTATGTACAGAGGATCTGATCGGATTCGGGAAATTGTGCTGGCGCTGCAAAACTTTTCCCGCCATGACGAAGCGGAAATGAAACTGGTAGATATTCATCAGGGAATAGACAGCACCTTGGTGATGTTACAGCATCGACTCAATGCCACGTCAAATCGTCCAGCAATTGATGTAGTTAAAGATTATAGTAACTTACCTTTGATTACTTGTTATCCAAGCGAATTAAACCAAGTATTTATGCACATCTTAAATAATGCCATAGATGCTTTGGAGGTGAGGGAGGAAACTGATTCTGGCGTAATACCAATGACTCCCAGACTGCGCTTACAAAGTAGCCAAGTCAATCCTCTGTGGGTAAGCGTTCGTCAAGGAACATCTCATCTACAGTCATTGGGAATCACCAAAATTAAGGAAGAACTCCCAAACCAAAATCCTCAAATTCGCATTAGCACAGAATTACTCGACTCACACACTGTGAGGATTGCGATCGCCGATAATGGTGTAGGTATAGATCAATCTTGGCAATCTCATCTGTTTGACCCATTTTTCACCACAAAAACCGTAGGTAAAGGTAGTGGCTTGGGATTATCTATCAGCTATCAGATTGTAGTGCAGAAAC contains:
- a CDS encoding GGDEF/EAL domain-containing response regulator; the encoded protein is MNYKQLDPYKKDILIIDDMADNLRVLSSILAREGYNVRKALNWQMACTACQTLLPDLILLDIMMPEVDGYEVCQRFKAWELTSDIPVIFISALDDVFDKVKAFKVGGVDYITKPFELEEVLVRVKNQIELRTARIEILTLNAELEQRVKQRTWELEKALQKLQIEVSARQKLQGKLLDMALHDALTGLPNRILFIRRLGKALNRAKEESNYQFAVLFLDCDRFKVVNDSLGHLVGDELLISIANRLQSCLTTDSTLARLGGDEFGILLEDIKDIRMAIQIADYILQQLSMSFKLSRYEVFMNVSIGINWGHQGYDQPEYLLRDADTAMYRAKDSGRARYHVFDPAMHEEVIKALEKENDLRRSVEKQEFVIYYQPIISLTTGKISGFEALVRWQHPTHGLIAPTEFIPVAEETGLINIINMWVLQSACQQLRIWQSHPMTPKNLSISVNLSAKLFLQTNFITQVDQIIKDTQIDPSNLELEITETVIMENNNEIKVILQQLKERKIKLIMDDFGTGYSSLSYLHIFPFNALKIDKSFVNRMLDNQENMGLVPAMISIAASMGMSAIAEGVETQEQLEQLKSLKCDFAQGYLFSRPIAQNMVMDFIASATKW
- a CDS encoding hybrid sensor histidine kinase/response regulator; translation: MNLNNNNKYKGNILVVDDTPDNLRLLSAMLTAQGFEVRKALNGKMALTACQMLLPDVILLDVNMPEMDGYQVCQQLKDDEHTSDIPVIFISALDDVLDKVKAFDVGGVDYITKPFHGAEVILRIENQINLRLLQLQLQERNLLLQDALNNLKASQVQQIQNEKMVALGQLVAGIAHEVNNPISFIYGNLQYANEYIQDLVKIIEVYQQEYPNPTPKIQQLIQKTDLNFVMQDLQNLMGAMYRGSDRIREIVLALQNFSRHDEAEMKLVDIHQGIDSTLVMLQHRLNATSNRPAIDVVKDYSNLPLITCYPSELNQVFMHILNNAIDALEVREETDSGVIPMTPRLRLQSSQVNPLWVSVRQGTSHLQSLGITKIKEELPNQNPQIRISTELLDSHTVRIAIADNGVGIDQSWQSHLFDPFFTTKTVGKGSGLGLSISYQIVVQKHQGQITCASALGEGAEFVITIPITPA